One segment of Carassius auratus strain Wakin chromosome 2, ASM336829v1, whole genome shotgun sequence DNA contains the following:
- the LOC113113286 gene encoding C-C chemokine receptor type 4-like, with protein sequence MAENDDYLERFFMNDNYTGNEDNVVHEEVYLCKKSDVIQFGATILPTFYYIIFLLSLVGNGLVLCIIYKYEKLSTVTNIFLLNLVISDLIFASSLPFWAVYHKSEWIFGRGLCKLVGSCYSIGFNSSILFLTLMTFDRYLAVVHAITAARKRRSLYAFVSSTVVWVLSILASIKDVVFHDVMKIENSLLCEMTGYNQSFLTKWELTGYYQQFFLFFLVPLFIVLYCYIHITIKILSTRMSEKCRAVKLIFVIIFTFFICWTPYNVVILLKAIKTSFGNPNDCSNVLDYAMYITRNFAYLYCCISPVFYTFLGKKFQSHFLKLLSKHIPCLKINAAFLSTTSKTTSIRSPNTDY encoded by the coding sequence ATGGCTGAAAATGATGATTACTTGGAACGTTTTTTTATGAATGACAATTACACAGGAAATGAAGATAATGTAGTACATGAAGAGGTTTATTTATGCAAGAAAAGTGATGTGATCCAGTTCGGAGCAACAATTCTCCCAACCTTCTACTACATTATCTTCTTGCTGAGCTTGGTTGGAAATGGACTGGTGCTGTGCATCATCTACAAATATGAGAAGCTCAGCACGGTCACCAACATATTCTTGCTCAACCTCGTCATTTCGGACCTCATCTTTGCCTCCAGCCTCCCTTTCTGGGCAGTCTACCACAAATCTGAATGGATCTTTGGCAGAGGCCTTTGCAAATTGGTGGGAAGTTGTTATTCCATCGGCTTCAACAGCTCCATCCTTTTCCTCACTCTGATGACCTTTGACCGGTACCTTGCAGTCGTCCACGCCATCACAGCCGCCCGGAAAAGGAGGTCGTTGTATGCGTTCGTGTCGTCCACCGTCGTCTGGGTGCTAAGTATATTGGCTAGTATAAAGGATGTAGTTTTTCATGATGTGATGAAAATTGAAAACAGTTTGCTGTGTGAAATGACTGGTTACAACCAGAGTTTCCTCACAAAATGGGAGCTGACTGGTTATTATCAGCagtttttccttttcttcttgGTGCCTCTGTTCATCGTCCTGTACTGCTACATCCACATAACCATCAAGATCTTGTCCACTCGCATGTCGGAGAAGTGCAGGGCGGTCAAACTCATCTTTGTCATCATCTTCACCTTCTTCATCTGCTGGACGCCTTACAACGTGGTCATCCTGTTGAAAGCCATCAAGACATCCTTTGGAAACCCCAACGATTGCTCAAACGTCCTCGACTATGCGATGTATATAACACGAAACTTTGCCTACCTGTACTGCTGCATCAGCCCTGTCTTCTACACTTTTTTGGGAAAGAAGTTTCAAAGCCATTTTCTGAAGCTTTTGTCCAAGCATATACCGTGTCTGAAAATCAATGCTGCCTTTCTGTCAACGACAAGCAAAACCACATCAATCAGGAGCCCGAACACTGACTACTGA